Proteins encoded by one window of Paenibacillus sp. DCT19:
- a CDS encoding DUF1989 domain-containing protein has protein sequence MNPTKQENPAYPVTIPAKTGYALMVRKGALIRITDLKGQQVVDFVAYDALDANHRLDPGVTLDVLCSYRIKPGQSLYSNRYQPILTITKDTVGVHDFFNSACRPEMYEVLYDKKDHASCYHNLNMALAPFGILPPDQHYPFNLFMNTVVDDKGNINVVAPESRAGDYVEMKALTDLIVGLSACPCEESSCNGYHATPIQLDIVPESNL, from the coding sequence ATGAATCCAACCAAACAAGAGAACCCAGCTTATCCGGTTACAATTCCTGCAAAAACAGGCTATGCACTTATGGTTCGTAAGGGAGCATTAATTCGGATAACCGACCTCAAAGGACAACAGGTCGTTGACTTTGTAGCTTATGATGCACTTGACGCTAATCATCGCCTTGATCCCGGAGTAACCCTTGACGTGTTGTGCTCGTACCGGATCAAACCTGGGCAATCTCTATATTCTAATCGATACCAACCTATACTAACGATAACTAAGGATACTGTCGGAGTTCATGATTTCTTCAACTCCGCTTGTCGACCTGAAATGTATGAGGTGTTGTACGACAAGAAGGATCACGCCAGTTGTTATCATAATTTAAACATGGCACTCGCACCTTTTGGAATTTTACCACCAGATCAACATTATCCGTTTAACTTGTTTATGAATACGGTAGTGGATGATAAGGGAAACATCAATGTGGTCGCACCTGAGTCCCGTGCTGGTGATTATGTTGAAATGAAAGCTCTAACCGACCTCATTGTTGGTTTGTCAGCATGTCCATGCGAAGAGAGTTCATGCAATGGATACCATGCCACCCCTATTCAACTGGATATCGTGCCTGAATCGAACCTTTAA